The following proteins come from a genomic window of Iamia sp. SCSIO 61187:
- a CDS encoding bifunctional diguanylate cyclase/phosphodiesterase has product MARSEGTDAGAALTPEAERAALDAAVAAVLAGEAIPVLADRIGSQASAARPGHLVVVAGRSGPGRVYGRDIGLPRRAVLALDRVATGGGPGPPPRLGAAVRARGDVAPWAEVTAELTAAGLGLPLLVALAEGGAPLGVLALFPVGPGPDPAPPGDAEADAHDLALTPWVTVAALALAREADRARLRRSTVEDGVTGLPTRSLLTARLREALHRAGRRPVALVQVTLSRLDRLDRLVDAAEVDRTEELMREAAHRMRAVVRPGDVVGHLRADALGAICEGAGPDEAGEIGERVRRALATPVTVGDHSHAPTPGVGVVVATDADTVNSMVTKADLAAREAAERGGASVVRYRPGTYEDALARQDTETDLRRALADRSLHLVYQPQVALADGRLVGVEALVRWDHPVRGAVEPDEFIPVAEESGLVVALGAWAVDTALADIAAGLPVVVSVNLSARQLDEPSLIDEVTASLRRHRVDPARLRLEITESALARDADRSASLLRSLRRIGVRVSIDDFGTGYASLEQLRQTEVADSLKIDRTFVAGIVADARDRAIVSAAVTLGRSLGFSVVAEGVEEAAQADILREMGCDAAQGYWFGEPVRLEQLDLSRSV; this is encoded by the coding sequence GTGGCCCGCTCGGAGGGGACCGACGCGGGTGCGGCGCTGACGCCCGAGGCGGAGCGGGCTGCGCTCGACGCCGCCGTCGCCGCCGTGCTGGCCGGCGAGGCCATCCCCGTGCTGGCCGACCGGATCGGGTCCCAGGCGTCGGCGGCGCGCCCCGGCCACCTCGTCGTCGTCGCCGGTCGGTCGGGACCGGGACGGGTCTACGGCCGCGACATCGGGCTGCCGCGGCGCGCCGTCCTGGCGCTGGATCGGGTGGCCACCGGCGGCGGGCCCGGGCCCCCGCCCCGCCTCGGGGCCGCCGTCCGGGCGCGGGGCGACGTCGCGCCCTGGGCCGAGGTCACCGCCGAGCTCACCGCCGCCGGCCTGGGCCTGCCCCTGCTCGTCGCCCTGGCCGAGGGTGGGGCGCCGCTCGGCGTCCTGGCCCTGTTCCCGGTCGGCCCCGGCCCGGACCCGGCGCCCCCCGGCGACGCCGAGGCCGACGCCCACGATCTGGCCCTCACGCCCTGGGTGACGGTGGCCGCCCTCGCCCTGGCCCGGGAGGCGGACCGGGCGCGCCTGCGCCGCTCGACCGTCGAGGACGGCGTCACCGGCCTCCCCACCCGCAGCCTCCTCACCGCCCGCCTGCGCGAGGCGCTCCACCGGGCCGGCCGGCGGCCGGTCGCCCTCGTGCAGGTCACCCTGAGCCGCCTCGACCGCCTCGACCGGCTCGTCGACGCCGCCGAGGTCGACCGCACCGAGGAGCTGATGCGCGAGGCGGCGCACCGCATGCGGGCGGTCGTCCGCCCCGGTGACGTGGTCGGCCACCTGCGCGCCGATGCCCTGGGGGCGATCTGCGAGGGCGCCGGGCCCGACGAGGCCGGCGAGATCGGCGAGCGGGTGCGCCGGGCCCTGGCCACGCCCGTCACCGTGGGCGACCACAGCCACGCCCCGACCCCCGGCGTGGGCGTCGTGGTGGCCACCGACGCCGACACCGTCAACAGCATGGTCACCAAGGCCGACCTGGCGGCCCGCGAGGCCGCCGAGCGGGGCGGTGCCAGCGTCGTGCGCTACCGGCCCGGCACCTACGAGGACGCCCTGGCCCGCCAGGACACCGAGACCGACCTGCGTCGCGCCCTCGCCGACCGGTCCCTGCACCTGGTGTACCAGCCCCAGGTGGCCCTGGCCGACGGGCGTCTGGTGGGCGTGGAGGCCCTCGTGCGCTGGGACCACCCCGTCCGGGGGGCGGTCGAGCCCGACGAGTTCATCCCCGTCGCCGAGGAGAGCGGCCTCGTCGTCGCCCTGGGCGCCTGGGCCGTCGACACCGCCCTGGCCGACATCGCCGCCGGCCTGCCGGTGGTCGTCAGCGTCAACCTCTCGGCCCGCCAGCTCGACGAGCCCTCGCTCATCGACGAGGTCACCGCGTCGCTGCGGCGTCACCGGGTCGACCCGGCCCGTCTGCGGCTGGAGATCACCGAGAGCGCCCTGGCCCGCGACGCCGACCGCAGCGCATCGCTCCTGCGCTCCCTGCGCCGGATCGGGGTGCGGGTCTCGATCGACGACTTCGGGACCGGCTACGCCTCGCTCGAGCAGCTGCGCCAGACCGAGGTGGCCGACAGCCTCAAGATCGACCGCACCTTCGTGGCGGGCATCGTCGCCGACGCCCGCGACCGGGCCATCGTGTCCGCCGCGGTGACGCTGGGTCGCTCGCTGGGCTTCAGCGTGGTGGCCGAGGGCGTGGAGGAGGCGGCCCAGGCCGACATCCTCCGGGAGATGGGCTGCGACGCGGCCCAGGGCTACTGGTTCGGGGAGCCCGTCCGCCTCGAGCAGCTCGACCTGTCGCGGTCGGTCTGA
- the gnd gene encoding phosphogluconate dehydrogenase (NAD(+)-dependent, decarboxylating): MRLGMVGLGRMGGNMAERLRRDGHEVVGYDRAPDGRDVDSLAALVEALGPEGRRVAWVMVPAGDATEATIQELGDLMGPGDVIVDGGNSNFKDSIRRAGQLAEKGIGWVDAGTSGGVWGLQNGYALMVGGLDEHVQVLWPALETLSPGEGNGLTHVGPPGAGHFTKMVHNGVEYGMMQAFAEGYAILEASELGIDVLAGLRSWQTGSVVRSWLLDLMVKGLEENPGFEGIAPTAKDSGEGRWTVEEAVRLGVAAPVIAASLFARFVSQDETDVEMRAISALRNQFGGHAVTKLDEQEPAEPIEPARPSDAPGASPTPHPPGDR, encoded by the coding sequence GTGAGGCTGGGGATGGTCGGGCTGGGCCGGATGGGCGGCAACATGGCCGAGCGGCTGCGGCGCGACGGCCACGAGGTCGTCGGCTACGACCGGGCCCCCGACGGGCGCGACGTCGACTCCCTCGCCGCCCTCGTCGAGGCCCTCGGGCCCGAGGGGCGGCGCGTGGCGTGGGTGATGGTCCCGGCCGGTGACGCCACCGAGGCCACCATCCAGGAGCTGGGCGACCTGATGGGGCCGGGCGACGTGATCGTCGACGGCGGCAACTCCAACTTCAAGGACTCGATCCGCCGGGCCGGCCAGCTGGCCGAGAAGGGGATCGGGTGGGTCGACGCCGGCACCAGCGGCGGGGTCTGGGGTCTGCAGAACGGCTACGCCCTCATGGTCGGCGGCCTCGACGAGCACGTCCAGGTCCTGTGGCCGGCCCTCGAGACGCTGTCGCCGGGGGAGGGGAACGGCCTGACCCACGTCGGCCCGCCCGGCGCCGGGCACTTCACCAAGATGGTCCACAACGGCGTCGAGTACGGGATGATGCAGGCCTTCGCCGAGGGCTACGCCATCCTCGAGGCCAGCGAGCTGGGCATCGACGTGCTGGCCGGGCTCCGGTCGTGGCAGACGGGCTCGGTGGTGCGGTCCTGGCTCCTCGACCTCATGGTGAAGGGGCTGGAGGAGAACCCCGGCTTCGAGGGCATCGCCCCCACCGCCAAGGACTCGGGGGAGGGGCGCTGGACCGTCGAGGAGGCCGTCCGCCTCGGCGTGGCCGCCCCCGTCATCGCCGCGTCGCTCTTCGCCCGGTTCGTCTCCCAGGACGAGACCGACGTCGAGATGCGGGCCATCTCCGCCCTCCGGAACCAGTTCGGCGGGCACGCCGTCACCAAGCTGGACGAGCAGGAGCCGGCCGAGCCGATCGAGCCGGCCCGGCCCTCGGACGCACCGGGGGCGTCGCCCACGCCGCACCCGCCGGGCGACCGCTGA
- the zwf gene encoding glucose-6-phosphate dehydrogenase — MAAPKAADRCDGLVLFGATGDLAAKKLFPALYQIEADGDLGPVIGVSTSQWSDDQLRQRARESIEAKVDAVDGAVLDRLCGHLSYLPGDYREAETFDRLAERVREAGVERPLFFLSIPPALFDDVVQGLQRVGLSEHGRVVVEKPFGRDRASAHELNDVLHRAFPEEAVYRIDHFLGKEGVENLLVFRFANSMLEPLWNRGHISSVQITMAEDFGVGSRGKFYESVGALRDVVQNHLLQIVALLAMEPPVAADADALADEKTRLFRQIRPIDPAQVVRGQYRGYPDEEGVQGGSDVETYVALRFEIDSWRWAGVPWLIRTGKSLGTTATEAIVRFTDPPRLLFTDEDKPTPEPSFLRFRLGADDGVSLHLLAKAPGDQLVTQPIQLDVDYDDALGARAEAYERLIDDALEGDRRRFGRADSLDQQWRIVERVLDDPPETVLYREGSMGPPEADALARDVGGWISPVS, encoded by the coding sequence ATGGCGGCCCCGAAGGCGGCCGACCGCTGCGACGGCCTGGTCCTGTTCGGGGCCACCGGCGACCTGGCGGCCAAGAAGCTCTTCCCGGCGCTCTACCAGATCGAGGCCGACGGCGACCTCGGGCCCGTGATCGGCGTCTCCACGTCGCAGTGGAGCGACGACCAGCTCCGCCAGCGGGCCCGCGAGAGCATCGAGGCCAAGGTCGACGCCGTCGACGGCGCCGTCCTGGACCGCCTGTGCGGCCACCTCAGCTACCTCCCGGGCGACTACCGCGAGGCCGAGACCTTCGACCGCCTCGCCGAGCGGGTCCGCGAGGCGGGGGTCGAGCGGCCCCTGTTCTTCCTGTCGATCCCGCCGGCGCTGTTCGACGACGTCGTCCAGGGCCTCCAGCGGGTCGGGCTCAGCGAGCACGGGCGGGTCGTGGTGGAGAAGCCCTTCGGCCGCGACCGGGCCTCGGCCCACGAGCTCAACGACGTGCTGCACCGGGCGTTCCCCGAGGAGGCCGTCTACCGCATCGACCACTTCCTCGGGAAGGAGGGCGTCGAGAACCTCCTGGTGTTCCGCTTCGCCAACTCCATGCTCGAGCCGCTGTGGAACCGGGGCCACATCTCGAGCGTGCAGATCACCATGGCCGAGGACTTCGGCGTCGGGTCCCGGGGCAAGTTCTACGAGAGCGTCGGCGCCCTCCGCGACGTGGTCCAGAACCACCTCCTCCAGATCGTCGCCCTGCTGGCCATGGAGCCACCGGTGGCGGCCGACGCCGACGCCCTCGCCGACGAGAAGACCCGCCTGTTCCGCCAGATCCGACCGATCGACCCGGCCCAGGTCGTACGGGGGCAGTACCGGGGCTACCCCGACGAGGAGGGGGTGCAGGGCGGCAGCGACGTCGAGACCTACGTGGCCCTGCGCTTCGAGATCGACTCCTGGCGCTGGGCCGGCGTCCCCTGGCTGATCCGGACGGGCAAGTCCCTCGGCACCACGGCGACCGAGGCGATCGTCCGCTTCACCGACCCGCCCCGCCTGCTGTTCACCGACGAGGACAAGCCCACCCCTGAGCCCAGCTTCCTCCGGTTCCGGCTCGGCGCCGACGACGGGGTGTCGCTCCACCTCCTGGCCAAGGCCCCGGGCGACCAGCTGGTGACCCAGCCCATCCAGCTCGACGTCGACTACGACGACGCCCTCGGCGCCCGGGCCGAGGCCTACGAGCGGCTCATCGACGACGCCCTCGAGGGTGACCGCCGCCGCTTCGGCCGGGCCGACAGCCTCGACCAGCAGTGGCGGATCGTCGAGCGGGTCCTGGACGACCCGCCCGAGACGGTCCTCTACCGCGAGGGCTCGATGGGCCCCCCCGAGGCCGACGCCCTCGCCCGCGACGTCGGGGGCTGGATCTCGCCGGTTTCGTAG
- a CDS encoding glutamate-1-semialdehyde 2,1-aminomutase, whose amino-acid sequence MATPSTANADLFARAQAVIPGGVNSPVRAFRSVGGTPYFVARAEGPYVWDAEGTRLLDLVQSYGAIIAGHAHPAIVAAIQEAAAGGTSYGAPTEREVLLAEEIRTRVPACERVRLVSSGTEATMSALRLARGATGRDRIVKFAGNYHGHSDGLLAEAGSAVALIEAEAGDAAGAVAVPGSAGVPAGAVADTIVAPYNVVPELDETIACVIVEPVAANMGLVTPAPGFLAGLRAECDRVGALLVFDEVITGFRLARGGAQARYGVTPDLSCFGKVIGGGLNVGAFGGRADVMEQLAPLGPVYQAGTLSGNPLATAAGLAALALLDDDAYVRLEATAARLGGGLQAAFDAAGLTARIPVEGTLVGLFMGAEVPLDYDAARTTDTTAYAALFHALLDRGVALAPGPYEILFPGLAHVDAVVDEVVALAAEAADAIAAG is encoded by the coding sequence ATCGCCACGCCGTCCACCGCCAACGCCGACCTCTTCGCCCGGGCCCAGGCCGTCATCCCCGGCGGGGTCAACTCGCCCGTCCGGGCCTTCCGGTCGGTCGGGGGCACCCCCTACTTCGTCGCCCGCGCCGAGGGGCCCTACGTGTGGGACGCCGAGGGCACCCGGCTTCTCGACCTGGTGCAGTCCTACGGGGCGATCATCGCTGGCCACGCCCATCCGGCGATCGTCGCCGCCATCCAGGAGGCCGCCGCCGGCGGCACGTCCTACGGGGCCCCGACCGAGCGCGAGGTGCTGCTGGCCGAGGAGATCCGCACCCGGGTGCCGGCCTGCGAGCGCGTCCGGCTGGTGTCGAGCGGGACCGAGGCCACCATGAGCGCCCTCCGCCTGGCGCGGGGGGCCACCGGGCGGGACCGGATCGTGAAGTTCGCGGGCAACTACCACGGCCACAGCGACGGCCTGCTGGCCGAGGCCGGGAGCGCCGTGGCCCTCATCGAGGCCGAGGCCGGCGACGCCGCCGGGGCCGTCGCCGTCCCCGGGTCGGCCGGGGTGCCCGCCGGCGCCGTGGCCGACACGATCGTGGCGCCGTACAACGTCGTCCCCGAGCTCGACGAGACCATCGCCTGCGTGATCGTCGAGCCCGTCGCCGCCAACATGGGCCTGGTCACCCCCGCCCCCGGCTTCCTGGCCGGGCTGCGCGCCGAGTGCGACCGGGTGGGCGCCCTCCTCGTCTTCGACGAGGTCATCACCGGGTTCCGCCTGGCCCGGGGCGGGGCCCAGGCGCGGTACGGCGTCACCCCCGACCTGTCGTGCTTCGGCAAGGTCATCGGCGGCGGCCTCAACGTCGGCGCCTTCGGCGGCCGGGCCGACGTGATGGAGCAGCTCGCCCCGCTCGGCCCCGTCTACCAGGCCGGCACCCTGTCGGGGAACCCCCTCGCCACCGCCGCCGGGCTGGCCGCCCTCGCCCTCCTCGACGACGACGCCTACGTCCGCCTCGAGGCCACCGCGGCCCGGCTCGGAGGCGGGTTGCAGGCCGCCTTCGACGCCGCCGGGCTGACCGCCCGGATCCCCGTCGAGGGCACCCTCGTCGGGCTGTTCATGGGGGCCGAGGTCCCGCTCGACTACGACGCGGCGCGCACCACCGACACCACGGCCTACGCCGCCCTCTTCCACGCCCTCCTCGACCGGGGCGTGGCCCTGGCCCCGGGGCCCTACGAGATCCTCTTCCCGGGCCTGGCCCACGTCGACGCCGTCGTCGACGAGGTCGTGGCCCTGGCCGCCGAGGCCGCCGACGCCATCGCGGCGGGCTGA
- a CDS encoding prolipoprotein diacylglyceryl transferase, producing MLSSLVAVIPYTTHPTIELGPLTLRTFGLMTAIGVVLGIWFAAAHGEKYGMTRDDTYRLGTRMVLAGVVGARATWVATHWDQIQDPIDVIAVWEGGLQFSGGFIAAIAVGLPTFLGWSRLQRWQLLDGFAVAVLLGAAFGRLGCLAVGEHFGRESDFLLATRYDGGELREPRLGLSDSAPFIEEGTSFLNPSLYECITLFVLFGILWWILAKKPTPSTVGGIFLLTYAVQRFTYDAMRVNDERVAGMTGAQWMCLAMVPIGIYLLVKVRPALARAIADGEVGGTPVVETTTRTAGDGTTVATTKRRASSARPAHTTSAPEPGTVAVDDAPDAADGDASDAGDAAPSGDADVGPGTSPEDPEPDVDTPRSP from the coding sequence GTGCTGAGCTCGCTGGTCGCGGTCATCCCCTACACGACGCACCCGACGATCGAGCTGGGGCCGCTGACGCTCCGGACCTTCGGGCTGATGACCGCCATCGGGGTGGTGCTCGGCATCTGGTTCGCCGCCGCCCACGGCGAGAAGTACGGCATGACCCGCGACGACACCTACCGCCTGGGCACCCGCATGGTCCTGGCCGGCGTCGTCGGCGCCCGGGCCACCTGGGTCGCCACGCACTGGGACCAGATCCAGGACCCCATCGACGTCATCGCCGTCTGGGAGGGCGGGCTCCAGTTCTCCGGTGGGTTCATCGCCGCCATCGCCGTCGGGCTGCCCACGTTCCTGGGCTGGAGCCGGCTCCAGCGCTGGCAGCTCCTCGACGGCTTCGCCGTGGCCGTCCTCCTCGGGGCCGCCTTCGGCCGGCTCGGCTGCCTGGCCGTCGGCGAGCACTTCGGGCGGGAGTCCGACTTCCTCCTCGCCACCCGCTACGACGGCGGCGAGCTGCGGGAGCCCCGGTTGGGCCTGTCGGACTCGGCCCCCTTCATCGAGGAGGGCACCAGCTTCCTCAACCCGTCGCTGTACGAGTGCATCACCTTGTTCGTCCTCTTCGGCATCCTGTGGTGGATCCTGGCCAAGAAGCCCACCCCCAGCACCGTCGGGGGCATCTTCCTGCTCACCTACGCCGTCCAGCGCTTCACCTACGACGCCATGCGCGTGAACGACGAGCGGGTCGCCGGGATGACCGGGGCCCAGTGGATGTGCCTGGCCATGGTCCCCATCGGGATCTACCTGCTGGTCAAGGTGCGGCCCGCCCTGGCCCGGGCCATCGCCGACGGCGAGGTCGGCGGCACACCCGTCGTCGAGACCACGACCCGCACCGCGGGCGACGGCACCACCGTCGCCACCACCAAGCGCCGGGCGAGCAGCGCCCGCCCCGCCCACACCACGAGCGCCCCCGAGCCCGGCACCGTGGCCGTGGACGACGCCCCCGACGCGGCCGACGGCGATGCGTCGGACGCCGGGGACGCCGCCCCGAGCGGGGACGCGGACGTCGGTCCCGGGACCTCCCCCGAGGACCCCGAGCCCGACGTCGACACGCCCCGCTCCCCCTGA
- the hemB gene encoding porphobilinogen synthase, with protein MAFPQRRLRRLRRTPTLRRLVAETRLGVDDLVAPLFVREGIDAPHPIGSLPGVVQHTRDSLRAEVKRLRDVGIGAVILFGIPAAKDPEGLGASDPDGIVQVALRDLRDDVGDDVVLMADLCLDEYTDHGHCGLLTPDGLVDNDATLGRYAEAAMAQADAGADVCAPSGMMDGQVMAIRDALDDVGHPEVAILAYAAKYASSLYGPFREAVDVEIAGGGDRRAYQQDMGNAREAMEEIRTDIAEGADMVMVKPALAYLDILARARAEVDVPLAAYHVSGEYSMIKAAAERGWIDGDAVALEHLTAIKRAGADLILTYLAGEVAEVLTA; from the coding sequence ATGGCCTTCCCGCAACGTCGGCTGCGCCGGCTCCGCCGCACGCCGACGCTCCGCCGCCTCGTCGCCGAGACCCGTCTCGGCGTCGACGACCTGGTGGCCCCCCTCTTCGTCCGCGAGGGGATCGACGCCCCCCACCCCATCGGCTCGCTCCCGGGCGTCGTCCAGCACACCCGGGACAGCCTCCGGGCCGAGGTGAAGCGCCTCCGGGACGTGGGCATCGGCGCGGTGATCCTCTTCGGCATCCCCGCGGCCAAGGACCCCGAGGGCCTGGGCGCGTCCGACCCCGACGGCATCGTGCAGGTCGCCCTGCGGGACCTGCGCGACGACGTCGGCGACGACGTCGTCCTCATGGCCGACCTGTGCCTCGACGAGTACACCGACCACGGCCACTGCGGCCTGCTCACCCCCGACGGGCTGGTCGACAACGACGCCACCCTCGGGCGCTACGCCGAGGCGGCCATGGCCCAGGCCGACGCCGGCGCCGACGTGTGCGCCCCGTCGGGGATGATGGACGGCCAGGTCATGGCCATCCGCGACGCCCTCGACGACGTGGGCCACCCCGAGGTCGCCATCCTCGCCTACGCGGCCAAGTACGCGTCGTCGCTGTACGGGCCGTTCCGCGAGGCGGTCGACGTCGAGATCGCCGGCGGCGGCGACCGCCGGGCCTACCAGCAGGACATGGGCAACGCCCGCGAGGCCATGGAGGAGATCCGCACCGACATCGCCGAGGGGGCCGACATGGTGATGGTGAAGCCGGCCCTCGCCTACCTCGACATCCTCGCCCGGGCCCGGGCCGAGGTCGACGTGCCCCTGGCGGCGTACCACGTGTCGGGTGAGTACTCGATGATCAAGGCGGCGGCCGAGCGGGGCTGGATCGACGGCGACGCCGTGGCCCTCGAGCACCTCACCGCCATCAAGCGGGCGGGCGCCGACCTCATCCTCACCTACCTGGCGGGCGAGGTCGCCGAGGTGCTCACCGCCTGA